In Flavobacterium lacustre, a genomic segment contains:
- a CDS encoding DUF2279 domain-containing protein, with translation MKHQKSFFFLVFLIGFHFVSAQNAVGSFLKPSDSLDNKRQNSVVIAESVLAAGALVGLNQLWYADYPQSNFHFINDNSEWLQMDKLGHSFSSYHLGQFGAKMLHWSGTSKKNQLIYGAGLGFAFLTAVEVLDGYSSEWGASTGDVIANASGTALYISQELLWKEQRITPKFSFHTTQFAAYRPDVLGRSLSEQILKDYNGQTYWLSTNLYSFSKGSKIPKWLNLAIGYGANGMVFGNTENNPQNSTQKVERFRQFYLSFDVDLTKIETKSHFLKTIFSVFNTIKIPAPTIEYSANEGLKGYWLYF, from the coding sequence TTGAAACATCAAAAAAGCTTCTTCTTTTTAGTATTTCTCATAGGATTTCATTTTGTATCAGCTCAAAATGCTGTGGGTAGTTTTTTGAAACCATCAGATTCATTAGATAATAAAAGACAAAATTCAGTTGTCATTGCTGAAAGTGTATTGGCGGCAGGTGCGTTAGTTGGTTTAAATCAGCTTTGGTACGCAGATTACCCCCAATCTAATTTTCATTTTATCAATGATAATTCAGAATGGCTTCAAATGGATAAATTGGGACATTCTTTTTCATCCTATCATTTGGGGCAATTTGGAGCCAAAATGTTGCATTGGAGTGGTACCAGCAAAAAAAATCAATTAATTTACGGCGCAGGTTTAGGATTTGCATTTCTGACAGCTGTTGAAGTTTTAGACGGCTATTCTTCAGAGTGGGGCGCTTCAACCGGAGATGTAATTGCGAATGCTTCCGGAACCGCATTGTATATTTCACAAGAACTTCTTTGGAAAGAACAACGAATTACACCCAAATTTTCTTTTCACACGACTCAATTTGCAGCCTACAGACCTGATGTTTTAGGACGTTCATTATCCGAACAAATTTTGAAAGATTATAACGGACAAACGTATTGGCTTTCGACTAATTTATATTCTTTTTCTAAAGGTTCAAAAATACCTAAATGGTTGAATTTGGCAATTGGCTATGGAGCCAATGGAATGGTCTTCGGAAATACAGAAAATAACCCTCAAAACAGCACTCAAAAAGTAGAAAGATTTAGACAGTTTTACCTGAGTTTTGACGTTGATTTGACAAAAATTGAAACTAAATCACACTTTTTGAAGACGATTTTTTCTGTTTTTAATACAATTAAAATTCCGGCTCCAACGATTGAATACTCGGCTAACGAGGGACTTAAGGGATACTGGTTGTATTTTTAG